CCATACTTTCGTCTATAGGCGTCGTGCTATCCGGCCAGTGAATCTGATAGAGATCGATATAATCCGTACCTAAACGCTTTAAACTGTCTTCGCATTCTTTGATAATACTTTCTTTTCCGGCATACTTATAGATATCGATCGCCCTACCGTTATTGTCTTTACTCTGGAAGCCAAAATCTCCTTTAACCAGGTCCCAACGCATACCATATTTGGTAAGGACATATACTTTATCTCTGGCAATGCCTTTGATAGCTTCGCCTACAATTTCCTCACTGGTTCCCTGTCCGTAAATCGGAGCAGTATCGATGGCCGTTACGCCTAAATCATAAGAAGCTTTTATGGCTTCTACAGCGTCTTTTCTTTCACTGCCTCCCCACATCCAACCGCCAGCTGCCCAAGCACCAAAAGTTATTACAGGAAGTCTTAAATCTGTTTTTCCTAATGTTCTATAGTTCATATTTATTACGATTTATTATTTTTTCTTTTTTCCTTAGCGCCTGTTTAAAATTTATCTAATAAATCTTTTATAATACAAATTATAACAGGCTCTTACCATTTTACGAATCTCAGCATTTTGTTACAAAGTGATCACATCAAACCGTCGCCAAAAAATGTATATTAGCCTATCAAATAACGTAATTATATGCGAAAGTTGAGTTCTACAAATTATTATAACCAAGTTTATTTAGAAGACAGATGTACCTTGAACGAATTGATCTACCTACTGAGCAAACGATGGTTAACGGATGTCTTATTCAGTATTGAAGAAGGACATAATCGTTTTTCCAGCATTAAAGAAAATCTTAAACATATCAGTGATAATATTTTAGCAGATCGTCTCCGGTATTTGGAACACTATAAGCTTATTCGCCGCAACGACATTTCCAACGAAACCCCTCCAAAGATAACCTATGCTATCACAACAGCTGGAATAAAATTAAGTGATATGCTAGATCAATTATGCCAATTTGCTGAAAATGAGATAAATTTCCCCGATTAGCTTATCAATTATTATGTTTTAAAATGAGATAATTTCAATCTTCATACATTACATTAAATACATTTAAATACCACAGTACAAAAAAAAGCTTTTCTCTCTTAAAATTCAATAACTTCCTAAATTGTGAGTGGATATCATTTTTTTTAAAAACTTTAAATTGTGGTCCATTCGGATTAGCTTTGTTTTGATTTTTTATCAATTAAATTGAACATTATGAGATTTCTCCAACTATTACTTATTATTGCCTTCTTTTTTGCTCTGGTTAACGCTGCGAATGCCTCTACAAAAGATTTTTATCAAATAAAAATTTATCACCTTCAAAACAAGGAACAGGAGAAAATCGTAGAAGACTACCTAGAAAACGCCTACCTACCCGCCTTACATCGAGCGAAAATCGCAAACATTGGTGTTTTTAAACCAATTCCTTCGGAGGAATCTGAAAAAGCCGAGCAGCTCATTTATGTCTTTATACCCTATCCGTCGGTTGCGGATTATCTTCAGCTTGATGGCATATTGGAAAATGATAATAAATATTTGCAGGATGGTGCAAACTACTTAGATGCTCCTCATGAAGCTGCCCCGTATACAAGGATAGAAACCATTTTGCTGACCGCTTTTGACAGAAGTCCCAACTTTACTAAGCCTGCATTAAACAGTCCGTATCAGGAACGTGTATACGAACTCCGAAGCTATGAGGGGCCTACAGAAAAACTTTATAAAAACAAAGTAGCTATGTTCAACAAGGGCGATGAGGTCGGGTTATTTGAAAGACTCGAATTTAACGCGGCATTTTATGGCGAAGTGATTGCTGGAGGCAGAATGCCTAACTTAATGTACCTTACGACATTTGACAATAAAACATCCAGGGATGCACATTGGGATGCTTTTGGTAAAGATGAATATTGGAAGGAACTTTCAGCCAAAACAGAATATCAAAACAATGTCTCACACATTGACATTACTTTCTTATATCCCGTTGATTATTCTGATTTTTAAGTCAAACTTTCTGTAAAACACCAGCGATTTAAGAAGAGGACGACAACACCTCTTCTTTTTTGTCGTGTTCGGTTTCAATCATTGTTACGCGCTCCTGCATAACATGCGAAGTGTTATTCATGGATTTTTTTTTGCGAAAATAGTGAACCAGCGAAGGCATAGCAGAAAGCAAAATCAAAGCAAAGCCAATGTAAAGCAAATTAAAGACATCTGTAAAAAAAGGTCCTACAGAAAACACACCCAGTATAATCATTGTCGACAAGGGCAATGAAAGTGCCAGCATATTCATCGCTAATTCATTATTAAAAACCGCTGGAGCTTTGGGATCACCCTCTTTTTTACTCATTGACTCCACTATGGCCATGTGGGCAAAGGGCCAAAAACTACAGGCGCTTTGCGGAAACACCACAGCGAGCATTAGGGACGCGTAAGACGCTCCGGGCATAAATGAGATCAATAAGGCGCTGAGGCAAAAAACTATACCCGACCGAAAGACTAGTAACCTGAATATTGCTTTAAATTGTTTCCACTTAAACACTACCGCTATACCAATAAACATTAAAATCAGCGGAGTCATTAAGCTACCCAATAAATTAAGTGTGTCTTGAAAGAAATTCGGAAAATCTTCAAAATAAACACCAAACCCCAATAGAACCAACGCACCTACCATCACTAAATTGATCGGTTCATTCAACATACCTAAGACCAACGATTTTAACTTTTCGTTACTGCTATGTCTCACGTGTCGGTTCAATTTATAAAACCAATGCATGGCCAACATATAACTGAAAAACAGCACCGCAATTTTATTGCCAATATCTGCTAAAGCGCCACGTGCTAGTGCTTCTTCCCCGATATATTCCGTAATAAAAGGAAAGCAAGAAAGACCCGGTGCTAATGACGGGATAAGCAACATGTAAGTACGCATCTCTGCACTGTGCTTAGCCGCACCATACAGTGGAAGAATAAACTTTAATATCAAAAGAAAAACTACATTAAAAACAAGTACTAACAAGGGGAGAATCAACAAATTCGGCTTCACATGAAGTTTCATCAAAGCAACAAAAATTACCGTCGGTAAAGCCACATTCAATATGATTATTTTGATCGATTGATGATGGTCTTTTTTAGTAAGTTTAGTTTTTAACAATAAACCTATAATAATAATCAATATTAGAGACAATGTTTTCTGTAGAGCAATATTCATTAATTTTTGCTTATTTAAATATACGAGTAAAACCTGCTAATTCTTAAGCCAGAATAGCCAATGAAGGAAAGGCGTAGCAGGATACCGGAACTTTAATTATTATGAAGTGCTTTGAGGCATACAGCAATTTCACCATATGCCTTTAGGAAGCCGGTAATATTAAGCGGTAACGCGCTTAAATACGTTAGTAAATAGTTCCATTTCCGGCATAGTGCCAATACTTACTCTACACCAAGGTTCATCGTTAAAGCTATACAGTCTGACACCCACACCGTTATCCGTCATGGATTTCATAAAATCTTCCTCCAATGTATCCTTATGTAGGGGAAAAATTACAAAGTTAGTATAAGAGGGAATATATTTATAGCCCATCTGGTCAAGTTCTGTGCACACATAATTTCGTGCAGCTGTATTTAAGGTTTTACATTCTGCGCAAAAATCTCCATCGGCCATACTAGCGAGAGCCCCCTTGATCGATGTCACACATAAGCCCATTGTACTACGAACCATATCGGTAATACTCTTAATTCTTTCCGGTGTAGCCACTACATACCCAATACGTAAACCTGCCATAGAATGTATTTTGGAAAAGGTACGGGCTACAATAACATCTTTTCCCTTGGCAACTAGATCTACCATACTATTGGCCTCCGGATCATCCAAAAATTCCAAATAAGCTTCATCAACAAATACGGGCGCTTTTTCCGAAACCTTTGAACAGAAATCACGTAGCGCGTTTGGTTCCGTCAACGACCCTGTAGGGTTATTGGGATTACAAATGTACACTAACTGCGTTTTGCTATCTACTGCAGTTTCCATCGCAGGTAAATCATGTGCATAATCTTCCGTAAGTGGCACAGCTTTCCAATCGGCTCCAATTGCTTGAGCAGTATTAATTAAAGACATGTAAGAAGGATCTGCCGACACAATATTTCCACCTTTCATAAATCGGCTGATGGCTGTTTTCTCCAGTAAATCTGTGGAGCCGGGTCCCAGCATGATATGATCCGGTGTCACTCCTTCTTTTTCGGCAATCATATCGATCAAAACAGCTGCATCTGAATGACCATAACGGTTTCCCACAGAAATAGCTTCGTTGATAGCCCTTTTCACGCTTTCAGAAGGGCCATAGGGGTTTTCATTGGCATTTAACTTTGCCTTTAATGCTGGTGCGGAATCGCGATAATAAGAAGGGTGCTCAATTTCCCAAATAACGCTGCCATACGCTTTCTTAGTAGAAGATGACCAAGCTAAGTTTGGAGCCAAGGTCAAACTGCTAGCTGCCATCAAACTAGATTTCAGCCAGTTTCTTCGATTTATTTTTGTAGACATGTGTAATAATATATTAAGTTTCAAAGATTTTATTGATTCGCTATATTTATATAGTCAACTCATCAAGACACTCCCTCTATCAACAGGCCCTTTTTGGCAATTATTTTCTTTAACCAGTTGATTTTTCTCTATCTCATCTATAAGTAATTTCGTTAGTATTTAATTTTATCGGTGTTTATAATCCACTATGCGCTTTTTTAAGCACGCATGTGTTGTACGATATCATTCAGCGCTTTAATAATATTTAAAGTTACTTCTTTTTTAGGTTCGGTATTCCAGCTACCACGAATAGCATTTCCTCCCAATACTAAACCATCTCTTCTTGGTATAAAATAACCATTCGGTGTACTCAATCTAAAATTGATTTCGGGCTGGGGAACCAAGAAAGCAAGCTGCCCCGATATCGGGATCAGTTCATCATCATTAAATAATTTCTTTGCTCCCAACCCCGTACAATTGACGATAAGCGGCTCTTTCAATGCTAACATTTCATGAACGGAATGAAATTCCTGGACTGAAAGTTCCCCGCCGCGATCGATAAATTCTCTTGTCAGATAATCTAGGTATGAAGGAATGTTAAACACCATGGTCTTTTCCAAGACGATCTGCTTTTCACGAAATGGATGCTTGTTCTTAGACAATAGAAATCTTTCCGGCAATAGTCCATCAAGATGTAGCCCGGATGCTTCAATATGTGTTTTTCCACCTATCACATAATGATTAACCCACTGCACCATATCATTGTTTAAGCCTAAAAGGTTTTGATAACTTCGAAAGGAATACCTACAAGCTTCTTCCCATACGTTTATTAGCTGTGGAGTAATCCGTTCTTCTTCACAAAATAAATGTGCGGGCGACCAAGTACCCGTGGCCAAAGAAGAAGTATGATTGGGAAATAGCTCCTTTGCATAAATCCTCACCTTGCACCCCCTATTCTGTAAAGTCCTTGCCGTTGTCAAGCCAATAATTCCTCCTCCGATGACGGCGATTTCTGTATACCCACTTTCCCTTACCATGTTTGCAGCGATCATCGCCGTTCCCCATGAAAGTGAAAAACCACTTCCTCCATGACCATAGTTATGCACAATTGTCTTTTCGTCAAGTTTATCTGCTTTCAGACAAGCACCAGACAATCGATAAGGACGTAAACCTACGGTCTCTTTTATGACCAAATCAGGGGCAATTTTTGCCTTTGGCAGCTTTCGATAACCCAAACTGTGCCCATTGGGATCTACGATCTCCTTATTAGGAGCACATGAAAGTCCTCCTAGCCCAAACAACATGCCCAAACCTGCTAGGCCTGAGTGTTGAATAAAACGTCTTCTGTCTATTTCATTCATTTAGTTATTGCTTTACTCGATTGTCTGTAATTGTCTAAAAGCTACGCCTTTATGTTCTCCAGTCCACTCCAACCGGTTCGCACCTTCCAGTGTGCTTCTGTCCGCGTTAAAAAGTATCTGCCCTTGCGTATCTGTTGTAAACTCCCCTAGAGGTGTAGAAGTGTTGATATATACCCGGATAGGCAAACCTGTCAAAGGGATAGAATCTATGCCCAATTCTTGATCTAAAATATTGGTCTTATCTAGTTCATAAAAACTCGCTCGAACGCTTATTTCGCCTTCCGGAGCCGGTTCATTATTGAAGAGTATCAATACGGGAGACACCTCCCTTTCCAATAACATTTCGTCTTTTTCGCATGCTCCAAGAACCAAACATAGGGTCAGGATAAGTAAGTATGTGCTTTTCATCTTATTAATAGCTAAAATTATTCATTATACAATTCATGGATTTATTCTGCCCACCATAGTTTTGTTCGCATATTATCTGGGGAAGTGCCATTCACCACATTACTTCCATTAAGCGAATATTCAGATGCAGGATACACGATACGCGTGGGCAATACGCCTTGATTTTCGAAGGCAGCTCGCGGATCAACGTACATAATAGCGGGCAGTCCGGTTCTCCGATATTCTGTCCATGCTTCAATACCCTGTCCGAACAATGCGATCCATTTCTGTTCCATAATAAGCGCTTTGTTGAGTGTACCAAGCGAACTGATATAGTTTGCCGGCATATCGAGTCCATATTGATCAAAAGATGCCTCAACACCCCTTTCGAAATACATTTGAGCAAGTGCTGTTCCGCCATCAATATCGCCATCGAAGGCGGCCTCCGCCAAAACAAAATTAAGTTCTGCATAACTCATAATAACACTAGGTGCCTCTGCCCGAGTAAAGTAGTCGCCTGGAAAAGAGGAAAGGTCGCCTTCCGCGATAGCGATAGCATCCGGTAATCCGTTGGCCATCCCTCTGTAACTACCGTTGGCCAGAGGTCTTCCATACACTTGCAACCTAGGATCATCCAGCTCCAACAACCGATTAACCAATGTTCTACTTAATCGCCAGTCGGTACGGCTACCCTGTATCATTACTTCATGCCATTCGTTATTACTAGGTCTGTTAGCACTATGCAGCAGAAAGGCATAGTCGGTGTTATCAGTAAAAACTGGATATGTATCTGGATTTGCTAAAATCTCTACCATAATTGCGCTGGATTCGGCCGGTTTCTTCGCTGCCTGTCTATTTGCCAACTTCAATCGTAACGAATTGGCAAACTTTTTCCAGCGCAAAATGTCACCATTAAAGAGAATATCTCCGGCAATAGCAGGCCCGTTCACGTCCAGCAGCTCATTAGCCCCTGCCAACTGATTCAACAAATCAGCGTAAATGTCTTCCTGCGTATTATAGGTAGGTGTATAAATGGGATCTTCCGCGGTTCCTTTTAAGGCTTCGTGGTAAGGAATGTCGCCCCATACATCTGTCAGAATAGAAAACACCCAAGATTTCATGACCAAAGCAACACCTTGATAATTCGTATTTCCTTCCAGTATAGCTTGTTTATGAATTGCTTCGAAATTGAGTAATCCGTCATTAAAGAAATATTGCCAATTCTCTTGCTGCAAAGTAGTGGGTGGCGCGTAAGTATCCCCTTCGGTCGTATAGATACGTCTAGCGAGATGTTGTACCCAGATTGAGCCGCCGTCCAGGTTCAGTCGTGCAAAGCGGGTCTGGTGCCCCCAATATCGATCGACTGCAGATTCTATAGCAAAGGGCAAAAGCAGTTGCGGGGAGACGGCGTTAGGATCGTTTGGTGAAACGTTCATTTCTTCAAAGTCTCCTGTGCAACCTGGAAAATTAAGTGATAAAATCACCATCAGTGTGCCCATAAATAATTGTTTGATTTTTTTCATTTGAATAATTTTTAAGTAGCAATGAAATTCTATCTACCGCCGGCAGGCTTACTATCAAAAGGAAACATTTAAATTGAAACCTATATTTCTTGTAGATGGTAGGTTACCATAGGCAAAGCCCTGGCTATTCTCGCCGAAAAAGTCTACCTCCGGATCAATATGCGGTGTGTTTTTAAATAGCAAGGCAAGGTTTCGTCCTACCAAAGAAATCTTGGCTCTTTTTATAAATCCTGTTCGTTCCAATAACGTGGTGGGAATAGCGTACCCGAAAGATAATTCCCGTAATTTTACATAAGTGGCATCAAATACGCCTGCTTCATGATAGGTGCGCGAAAAATTCCTCTTATAAAAAGGACTAGCTTCGGCTATCACATCATTCGGTACATAGACTGGGTTTTCTGTCGTGCCGACGTTCATGACACCTCGACCGATGACCCCTTCCTCACGCCCCAGCGCCGTTTCCGAATATTGCCCGGTTGATCGGCCAATACCCGTTCCGTTGTCAAAGATTTTTCCGCCGTAGCGCATATCTACTAAAAAACTCAAACTAAAGTTCTTGAAGTTAAAGGAATTGAGCACACCACCCGTCCAATCTGGCTGTATGCTTCCCAGCGCCTTCGTGCCATCACCTAATATTGGTAACCCATTTTCATATACGATCTCCCCATCAGGCGTTCTTTCGAAATAAGTACCATAAAAAGTCCCGTAAGGCTCGCCAACACGTGCTTCTAATGTTAGGTAGTAATTTTCGAGCGTATAGGTCGTCAGGCCTTCGGCCAGTTCAACTACTTTGTTTCTGTTCTTGGCCCAATTCACGTCAATATCCCAACTAAATCCAGTAGAAGTTCTGAAAGGTGTAGCGTGCAACACCACTTCAAAACCCTGATTGGTCACTTTTCCAGCATTCAAAAGCCGATAGTTATAACCGCTTGCTTTTGATATTTCCACACCTAGTATCTGATCACGTGTATTTTGATTATAATAAGTCAAATCTAAGCCTACGCGATCGTCAAAAAAACGTAGGTCCAAACCTGCTTCAAAAGATCGGGTAATTTCGGGTTTTAGGTTTGGGTTAGCTATGGTGACACTTTCTCCATAAGCAGGTAACTTCCCGTCCCATAGTACTTTCGATTCAAAGAGTTGTTGAAGCTGATATGGATCCGTGTCTGAACCAACTTCGGCCACACTCAATCTTCCCTTAGCAAAAGACAGGGTTTTACTTTTAATAGGTAACATATCCGTAAAAATCATACTTAACGACGCCGATGGATAAAAAAAGGACCTATTATCGACAGGTAATGTGGATGACCAGTCGTTTCTTGCTGTTAAATCTAAGAAAACAGCATTTTTATATCCAATGTTAGCTGATGCAAATAAGCTGTTCACCTCTGATTTTTCTATCCTACTTTCGGTGACTGGAGGAGAAGCAAAATTTCCTAGGTTCCATAAATTATTAACTGCAAGATCATTAATCTGCGTAAAGTTTCGTTTATAATAATTGTCGCGATGGACCCCTCCGACGTTAGTTGTGAGTTGGACATCACCAAAAGTTTTATTAAAACCCAGTAAAAAATCGAAATTACTTTCTTGCTGTCTCAACACCTCTTCCGAATAGGCGCCATTGGGATATCCCAAAGCAAAATGTTCAGCAATTTTATTCGTGCGGGTATCCGACCAAAGATCAGTACCTCCTCGTACCATTAACGTTAACCAGTCGGTAAAATCATAATGCAAAGCTACATTTCCCAAAAGCCTATCCTTATCATTTCCATATTTCCAATGTTCTTGCATATAATACGGATTGGAAAAATATTCATATTGCCAGTTGGCATAAGGGAAATACTGATCGGCAGGTTGAATGACATTATCGGGTGTATATGTGGTTAAATCCTGGAGCCTATTGTGATCTATATGCCTATGCGACCAAATAAATTCCTGTCCACTTTGATATCTTCTATTGTCGGAACCCGACTTGACGTATTCGGTGCTTATTGTAGCGCTTAGCTTATCGGTAAAATGATAACCACCATTAAATTTAAAATTATTACGATGATAATCGTTGTTATAAGCAATACCTTTTTGTCTGACATCGCCGACAGAAAGTCTAAAATTCCCCTTATCATTAGAGCCTCCCAGCGCAATATTATTATTAAACATATGGCCAGTTTGCCAAAAATCATCCCAATTATTGGGCTGGGGAAGCAATGGCACACGCTCTCCATTGCTCCACCATTGGGGCACGAGACGCCCGTCCATAGGGGCACCCCAACTTTCATCGACTCCATCAGTACCTGTTACAGTAGTCCCATCGGGTAAAGTTACCGTTCCGTTTCTACCATCAGAAAACATCGTTACATATCCTGTCCCACCACCATAGATATTTTGGAAGTCCGGCTTAATCCAAGGTCTTTCAAAAGTGGTATTGGAAGTAATATCTACTCCAATGCCACGCACATCCGAACCATCTTTGGTAGTGATCAGAATAACGCCATTTGTTGCCCTAGAGCCGTATAAAGCGGCGGCATTAGGCCCTTTTAACACACTGATATTCTGAATATTATCTGGACTAACCTCAGACATACCACCACCATATCGATTGTCGCCATCTTGTTGTATCGGAACACCATCGATTACAATTAAAGGTTGATTATTTCCGCTTACTGATGCTGATCCACGTATCTGAATGGTTGAACTGCTTCCCGGACCGGCATTGCTATTGATACGTACACCAGCCAATTTTCCCGAGAGCGCGTTGGTGACATTAGCGGTACGTACTTCGTTCAATTTTTCCTGATCAATATCCTGTACCACGTATCCCAACGCCTTTTTCTCCCGCTGTACACCAAAGGCTGTAACCACAACTTCCGATAATGCCTGTTCATCTTTTTCAAGCGTTATTTCCAAAGAATTTTGATCACCTACAGACAGCTCCATGGGTTTAAAGCCCATATAGCTTATTATCAGGGTGTCGCTGCCAGCAGGCATCACCAGGCTAAATTGGCCATCCTCATTCGTTCCTGTGCGTAGAGAATTATTTTTGACCGCTACACTCACACCGGGCAACGGAAAACTCTCATCATCCTTCACAATTCCTTTGATTACATGCTGCTGAGCACCTTTAGCTTGCTTTGATGAACTATTATCTGTAGACACACTGTACGTCTCCCCTTCTTTTTTATGAGTATCTCTATAAACGATATAAAACCCTTCATCATTTTTCTTAAAACTTAAACCCGATCCTCTCAAGGCGATGGTCAATGCGGCTTCTACGTTATTAACGGTCTTTAATTTTTCAACGGCCACATCTTTACCGGTTAATAGGTCACTCCTGTAAGCAATAGAGACCTGATGCTGTTTCTCCAAATCTAGTATCAGTTGTTGTAAACTGATAAATTGATTGGTTAAAGTTTTTGTCAGGACAGTTTGATTGGAAGTTATCGAAACTTCTTCCTGAGGCTTGGCAAGTACCTGTATCTCACTCTCACTAAATAAGAGTAAGAGTAGACTCATTTTTTTTAATATTCTTTGCATATAGTTGATTTGATTAAATTTTAAACAAAACTCTACCATTAGGGCATAGCCACAGCTGCTGTCCTTCACATTATAATGTACCGTATACGATATATTTAAAGTTCCACCACCTTCTCGTTAATGGAATCTCTCGAGATATTTAAGTTGTTTTTCTTTTTCCGTTCAGGTTATTCCCTTTCTAAACACACATACTCCTCCCATTGCCGATAAATGCTTTTTATCGAATCGATTAAACTCAACAAAATAAAGGAGTTCTACAGCTTATGCCTTTTCACCGCTGTAGATAACGCGTCACTGATCATCTTTTAGTACAAGAAGTTCTTCATCTTCTATCATCACCAAACCATACAGAGCGGTCACATTTTTCAGTAACCGGTCTTTATCGGTTCCTAACGGGAATGATCCGGAAGCTTTTCTATTATAAAGGCTGTCGTCAGTAACTTTCAATGAGATACCGTAGGTATGATGCAGCATATCCACCATACTTCCCAATGAAGTTTCATTCAAAATGAACTGTTCTTTTTGCCAGGAAAAATGCCTATCTACATCATTAGCATGCTGTACCATATATCCCTTTTCCTTTTCTTTGAAGGTAAGTAAGTCGCCTGGAGACAAGTACGTTTGATCCAAATTTTTATGCTGAGGCCGATAATCCACCTTAACCTTACCATTTCTTAAAGCAACACGACTTTCATTCGGCCTATTCAATACATTAAACTCCGTTCCTAATACTTCGACAGATGTTGTATCAGAAAGATGAACGACGAACCGTTGGTTATCATGCTTATGCACGACGTGAAAAGAAGCTTCTCCGGTTAACCATGCCTCTCGTTTATCAGGCAAATCAACAAAGCGGAGCGTCGAATTTCCATTCAGGGTAACTTTTGATCCATCCTTTAGCAGAATATTCTTGATTTCACCATATGTACTTTGGTATAAATAGGATTCAAAATTATTGTTATAATAGTTATGACCAATTGTCCCCATCGCGAACAATAATACAAAAACAGCCGCAGCAGTTCTCCAATAAAGCGTCACCCGACCAAAGGTTCTCAATTTTTCCTCCTCTTGTACCGATTGTATCGCATCAAACATCTCCTGTTTGATCGTTTCCCGTTTAGATTCACTAAAATCCATCACACCATTCGACCGTTCTTCTTCCAAAGAATCATACCATTGTGAAAAAACATCTCTATCCAAAAAACGCTCATTTTGAACAATATTTTTAATAATGTTATCTTTATTCCTGCTATCCATTTTTTTACCGGACATTCATTTATATAGTCAACTGAAATAATCCAAACCTCTATCGATTTCGATTTTTTTTCCCAATTATTGGATTATTTACGTTTCTTTGTATGTTCGAAAGGATGATTTATATATTTCCTTTATAAAAAGTTCTCGATTTATATTGCATATGAATGAATTCGCGAAATAAGTCGTTAAAATCCTTGAACATTATTGATTTTCTATAGTACTTAAGGAGTCGATACAGCTGCGAAACGAATTACTCTCGATAAATACCCTTTATCTGCTGTCTTATGATTTTTAATGCTTTTATCATGTGTTTCTCTACCGTGCTGACTGATATTTGAAGATGATCGGCAATTTCCAAGTAAGACATATCTTGCTCATGCTTCAATAAATAAACACGCTGTGGTTGAAGAGGAAGTGATGCTATACAATGAGAGATTGCCTTTTGGAGTTCTAGATAATTAATTTGTTGTTCAGTTTGGTTGCTATTTGGCAAATGATTATTTCCAGCTATTTTGGCGATATATTTCTCCCTAACGATCTGTGCTTTAATGTAGTTAAAGATTTTATATTTAAGTGCTTGCTTGAGGTAAGCCACTATGGAGGTCTGAATAACGAGCTTTGAACGATTTTGCCAAATATCTGCAAACAAATCTTGGATTAAACCTTTAACAATCTCTTCATTGGGCAAACGCTTATAGGCTTGATTGAAAAGCAAAAACCAATATTCGTCATATAAATACTTAAAGGCTTCCCGATCGTCATTTTTCAACCTACTTACAACGTCATCATTGATTTTTTTAATATTCACTGACATTTTCTTAAAGTTTAGTGGAAATCCAAACAAACCGCCAGCTTTAACAAGGATTATTGGTTAATTTTAAACAATTTTACACAAAAATGTTTTTCAAATCAAAATATTTATTAAAAAATATTAAAATCGTTAGAAAAAATCCAACATACCAGTACTATTATCTCATTAAACATCATTAAACATTAAAAAACTATTATTACAACGGAAGGTACAAATAACATTTGCTGCATCATTTGCCGACACCAATTTTAGACGACCTGAATTTTAAAAATATCGGCCAATACTTGCTTGGCCGCATGATACCCGCCCATACCATGCACACCACCTCCAGGTGGTGTAGAAGCTGAACAGATATACAGCCCTTTTCCAGCGGTTCGATAAGGAGAAAACCGCAAAGCCGGACGTGTAAACAATTGGTCAATATCTAGCGCACCGCCATTGACATCCCCTCCATGAAAATTCGGGTTATACTCTTCCAATTG
This Olivibacter sp. SDN3 DNA region includes the following protein-coding sequences:
- a CDS encoding helix-turn-helix domain-containing protein, translating into MRKLSSTNYYNQVYLEDRCTLNELIYLLSKRWLTDVLFSIEEGHNRFSSIKENLKHISDNILADRLRYLEHYKLIRRNDISNETPPKITYAITTAGIKLSDMLDQLCQFAENEINFPD
- a CDS encoding FAD-dependent oxidoreductase gives rise to the protein MNEIDRRRFIQHSGLAGLGMLFGLGGLSCAPNKEIVDPNGHSLGYRKLPKAKIAPDLVIKETVGLRPYRLSGACLKADKLDEKTIVHNYGHGGSGFSLSWGTAMIAANMVRESGYTEIAVIGGGIIGLTTARTLQNRGCKVRIYAKELFPNHTSSLATGTWSPAHLFCEEERITPQLINVWEEACRYSFRSYQNLLGLNNDMVQWVNHYVIGGKTHIEASGLHLDGLLPERFLLSKNKHPFREKQIVLEKTMVFNIPSYLDYLTREFIDRGGELSVQEFHSVHEMLALKEPLIVNCTGLGAKKLFNDDELIPISGQLAFLVPQPEINFRLSTPNGYFIPRRDGLVLGGNAIRGSWNTEPKKEVTLNIIKALNDIVQHMRA
- a CDS encoding permease, with product MNIALQKTLSLILIIIIGLLLKTKLTKKDHHQSIKIIILNVALPTVIFVALMKLHVKPNLLILPLLVLVFNVVFLLILKFILPLYGAAKHSAEMRTYMLLIPSLAPGLSCFPFITEYIGEEALARGALADIGNKIAVLFFSYMLAMHWFYKLNRHVRHSSNEKLKSLVLGMLNEPINLVMVGALVLLGFGVYFEDFPNFFQDTLNLLGSLMTPLILMFIGIAVVFKWKQFKAIFRLLVFRSGIVFCLSALLISFMPGASYASLMLAVVFPQSACSFWPFAHMAIVESMSKKEGDPKAPAVFNNELAMNMLALSLPLSTMIILGVFSVGPFFTDVFNLLYIGFALILLSAMPSLVHYFRKKKSMNNTSHVMQERVTMIETEHDKKEEVLSSSS
- a CDS encoding NIPSNAP family protein produces the protein MRFLQLLLIIAFFFALVNAANASTKDFYQIKIYHLQNKEQEKIVEDYLENAYLPALHRAKIANIGVFKPIPSEESEKAEQLIYVFIPYPSVADYLQLDGILENDNKYLQDGANYLDAPHEAAPYTRIETILLTAFDRSPNFTKPALNSPYQERVYELRSYEGPTEKLYKNKVAMFNKGDEVGLFERLEFNAAFYGEVIAGGRMPNLMYLTTFDNKTSRDAHWDAFGKDEYWKELSAKTEYQNNVSHIDITFLYPVDYSDF
- a CDS encoding histidinol-phosphate transaminase → MSTKINRRNWLKSSLMAASSLTLAPNLAWSSSTKKAYGSVIWEIEHPSYYRDSAPALKAKLNANENPYGPSESVKRAINEAISVGNRYGHSDAAVLIDMIAEKEGVTPDHIMLGPGSTDLLEKTAISRFMKGGNIVSADPSYMSLINTAQAIGADWKAVPLTEDYAHDLPAMETAVDSKTQLVYICNPNNPTGSLTEPNALRDFCSKVSEKAPVFVDEAYLEFLDDPEANSMVDLVAKGKDVIVARTFSKIHSMAGLRIGYVVATPERIKSITDMVRSTMGLCVTSIKGALASMADGDFCAECKTLNTAARNYVCTELDQMGYKYIPSYTNFVIFPLHKDTLEEDFMKSMTDNGVGVRLYSFNDEPWCRVSIGTMPEMELFTNVFKRVTA